One window of the Anaeromyxobacter dehalogenans 2CP-C genome contains the following:
- the aceB gene encoding malate synthase A produces MPETTDAQRPPLPPGMDLRGPLPAGHESVLTADALAFVADLVRRFRPRVEQLLERRRELQRRWDAGERPAFLSTTEELRESEWTVAPIPADLRDRRVEITGPTDRKMVINALNSGASVFMADFEDSSSPTWQNVVEGQVNLKDAVAGAIAYASPDGKQYRLKDRTAVLMVRPRGWHLLERHALVDGRPATAALWDFGVYFWNNARALVAKGTGPYFYLPKLEGHLEARLWNDVFVHAQAALGIPRGTIRATCLIETLPAAFEMDEILWELREHSAGLNCGRWDYIFSFVKRLRADPRAVLPDRAQVTMDEGFLRAYVQLLIQTCHRRGVHAMGGMAAQIPVKDDAAANEAALAKVRADKLREVTDGHDGTWVAHPGLVPVARAVFDEHMEGPNQIGRRREDVRVGARDLLRPVEGTRTEAGLRHNVRVSVQYIEAWLRGSGCVPLYGLMEDAATAEISRALAWQWIHHGVALDDGQPLTAERFRGVLAEEMDRIRLEVGEARFAGGRFEDARALFERMSTQAEFTEFITLPAYELLEAPAEERARILAGGDAAGAASPVPHHPDPRRWEGVVRRFGRDEVERLRGSVRVEHTIARMGALRLWELLHAEPYVNALGALTGNQAVQMVKAGLKAIYLSGWQVAADANQAGQTYPDQSLYPANSVPEVVRRINAALQRADQIEHSEGRDGTHWFAPIVADAEAGFGGPLNAFELMKGMIEAGAAGVHFEDQVASEKKCGHLGGKVLVPTSTFIRTLTAARLAADVMDVPTIIVARTDAEGAKLIMSDIDPYDHPYLEEGERTPEGFYRLRPGIDTAIARGLAYAPYADLVWCETQTPDLHEAKRFAEGIHARFPGKLLAYNCSPSFNWKKKLDDATIARFQRELGAMGYRFQFVTLAGFHALNHSMFQLARGYRERGMAAYTELQQAEFAAEPQGYTATRHQREVGTGYFDLVAQAVSGGTSSTLALEGSTEAAQFHAAEAAPAHDADQVARAIEADHERLHALVARVRGAADGPALSGALEELARALREHFAHEEHAKGLYGIVGARSPARRSELKRMIEEHQQILRLVTGLVERARGPSAPAPADLGRLASEVAAQIADHERKELLLVPALA; encoded by the coding sequence ATGCCCGAGACGACCGACGCGCAGCGCCCGCCGCTCCCCCCCGGGATGGACCTTCGGGGCCCCCTCCCCGCCGGACACGAGTCCGTGCTCACCGCCGACGCCCTGGCCTTCGTGGCCGACCTGGTGCGCCGCTTCCGCCCGCGGGTGGAGCAGCTCCTGGAGCGCCGGCGCGAGCTGCAGCGCCGCTGGGACGCCGGCGAGCGCCCGGCGTTCCTCTCCACCACCGAGGAGCTCCGCGAGTCGGAGTGGACGGTGGCGCCCATCCCCGCCGACCTGCGGGACCGCCGCGTCGAGATCACCGGGCCGACCGACCGCAAGATGGTCATCAACGCGCTCAACTCCGGCGCGAGCGTGTTCATGGCGGACTTCGAGGACTCGAGCTCGCCCACCTGGCAGAACGTGGTCGAGGGGCAGGTGAACCTGAAGGACGCCGTGGCCGGCGCCATCGCGTACGCGTCGCCGGACGGGAAGCAGTACCGCCTGAAGGACCGCACCGCCGTGCTCATGGTCCGCCCGCGCGGCTGGCACCTGCTCGAGCGGCACGCGCTGGTGGACGGCCGGCCCGCCACCGCCGCGCTGTGGGACTTCGGCGTCTACTTCTGGAACAACGCGCGCGCGCTCGTCGCGAAGGGCACCGGCCCGTACTTCTACCTGCCGAAGCTGGAGGGCCACCTCGAGGCGCGGCTGTGGAACGACGTGTTCGTCCACGCGCAGGCGGCGCTCGGGATCCCGCGAGGCACCATCCGCGCGACCTGCCTGATCGAGACGCTGCCGGCCGCGTTCGAGATGGACGAGATCCTCTGGGAGCTGCGCGAGCACTCCGCCGGCCTGAACTGCGGGCGCTGGGATTACATCTTCTCCTTCGTGAAGCGGCTGCGCGCCGACCCGCGCGCGGTGCTGCCGGACCGCGCGCAGGTGACGATGGACGAGGGCTTCCTGCGCGCCTACGTGCAGCTGCTCATCCAGACCTGCCACCGCCGCGGCGTGCACGCCATGGGCGGCATGGCCGCGCAGATCCCGGTCAAGGACGACGCCGCCGCCAACGAGGCCGCGCTCGCCAAGGTCCGCGCCGACAAGCTCCGCGAGGTGACCGACGGGCACGACGGCACCTGGGTGGCGCACCCGGGCCTGGTCCCGGTGGCCCGCGCGGTGTTCGACGAGCACATGGAGGGGCCGAACCAGATCGGCCGGAGGCGCGAGGACGTGCGCGTCGGCGCCCGCGACCTGCTCCGCCCGGTGGAGGGGACGCGCACCGAGGCCGGCCTGCGCCACAACGTCCGCGTCTCGGTCCAGTACATCGAGGCCTGGCTTCGCGGCTCCGGCTGCGTCCCGCTGTACGGCCTGATGGAGGACGCCGCCACCGCCGAGATCTCGCGCGCCCTCGCCTGGCAGTGGATCCACCACGGCGTGGCGCTCGACGACGGGCAGCCGCTCACGGCGGAGCGCTTCCGCGGGGTGCTCGCCGAGGAGATGGACCGGATCCGCCTCGAGGTGGGCGAGGCGCGCTTCGCGGGCGGGCGCTTCGAGGACGCGCGGGCGCTGTTCGAGCGCATGAGCACCCAGGCCGAGTTCACCGAGTTCATCACGCTGCCCGCCTACGAGCTGCTCGAGGCGCCGGCCGAGGAGCGGGCGCGCATCCTGGCCGGCGGCGATGCCGCCGGCGCCGCCTCTCCCGTCCCGCACCACCCCGACCCGCGCCGCTGGGAGGGCGTGGTCCGCCGCTTCGGGCGCGACGAGGTGGAGCGGCTGCGCGGCAGCGTGCGCGTCGAGCACACGATCGCGCGGATGGGCGCGCTCCGCCTGTGGGAGCTGCTCCACGCCGAGCCGTACGTGAACGCGCTCGGCGCGCTCACCGGCAACCAGGCCGTGCAGATGGTGAAGGCGGGCCTGAAGGCCATCTACCTGTCTGGCTGGCAGGTCGCGGCCGACGCCAACCAGGCCGGGCAGACCTACCCGGACCAGAGCCTGTACCCGGCGAACTCGGTGCCCGAGGTGGTCCGGCGGATCAACGCCGCCCTGCAGCGCGCCGACCAGATCGAGCACTCCGAGGGCCGGGACGGCACGCACTGGTTCGCGCCCATCGTGGCCGACGCCGAGGCCGGCTTCGGCGGGCCGCTCAACGCCTTCGAGCTGATGAAGGGGATGATCGAGGCCGGCGCCGCCGGCGTGCACTTCGAGGACCAGGTGGCCTCGGAGAAGAAGTGCGGCCACCTGGGCGGCAAGGTGCTGGTCCCGACCTCCACCTTCATCCGCACGCTCACCGCCGCGCGCCTCGCCGCCGACGTCATGGACGTGCCGACGATCATCGTCGCGCGCACCGACGCCGAGGGCGCGAAGCTGATCATGAGCGACATCGACCCGTACGATCACCCGTACCTCGAGGAGGGCGAGCGCACGCCGGAGGGCTTCTACCGGCTGCGGCCCGGCATCGACACGGCCATCGCGCGCGGCCTCGCCTACGCGCCGTACGCGGACCTGGTCTGGTGCGAGACGCAGACCCCCGACCTGCACGAGGCGAAGCGCTTCGCGGAGGGCATCCACGCGCGGTTCCCGGGCAAGCTGCTCGCCTACAACTGCTCGCCGTCCTTCAACTGGAAGAAGAAGCTCGACGACGCGACCATCGCCCGGTTCCAGCGCGAGCTCGGCGCCATGGGCTACAGGTTCCAGTTCGTGACCCTGGCCGGCTTCCACGCGCTCAACCACTCCATGTTCCAGCTCGCGCGCGGGTACCGCGAGCGCGGCATGGCGGCCTACACCGAGCTGCAGCAGGCCGAGTTCGCGGCGGAGCCGCAGGGCTACACCGCCACGCGCCACCAGCGCGAGGTCGGCACCGGCTACTTCGACCTGGTCGCGCAGGCGGTGTCCGGCGGCACCTCCTCCACGCTGGCGCTGGAGGGCTCCACCGAGGCGGCGCAGTTCCACGCGGCGGAGGCGGCGCCCGCGCACGACGCCGACCAGGTGGCCCGCGCCATCGAGGCGGACCACGAGCGGCTCCACGCCCTCGTCGCCCGCGTGCGCGGCGCCGCGGACGGGCCCGCGCTGTCCGGTGCGCTGGAGGAGCTGGCCCGGGCGCTGCGCGAGCACTTCGCGCACGAGGAGCACGCGAAGGGGCTGTACGGGATCGTGGGCGCGCGCAGCCCGGCGCGCCGCAGCGAGCTGAAGCGGATGATCGAGGAGCACCAGCAGATCCTCCGCCTGGTGACCGGCCTGGTGGAGCGCGCCCGCGGCCCGTCGGCGCCCGCGCCGGCCGATCTCGGCCGGCTGGCGAGCGAGGTCGCCGCGCAGATCGCCGACCACGAGCGCAAGGAGCTCCTGCTCGTCCCGGCGCTCGCGTAG
- the malQ gene encoding 4-alpha-glucanotransferase translates to MRDRRSGLLLHPTSLPGPHGAGDLGAAAHRFAGWLADAGQRLWQVLPLGPTGFGDSPYQALSSHAGNPLLVSLEVLRNEGWLDDADLSGAPAGEPGRADLHAALEWKRERLARAARAFRAGADGERAAELEDFRAREAGWLEDWALFAALKAAHGGRPWTAWPAPLARRERAALESARARFAHEVFAEVFAQFAFHRQWAALRARCRALGIELMGDLPIYVAHDSAEVWARPELFRLDAAGEPAAVAGVPPDYFSATGQRWGNPLYDWEAVAREGWRFWIERVRGTLALVDRIRLDHFRGFEAYWEIPAGAPTAERGRWVPGPGARLFEALLRALGPLPFVAENLGVITPEVEALRRRFGLPGMAILQFAFGDDPQAPTFQPHNYAPDLVAYTGTHDNDTVAGWWGGGAGDSVRTAEAVAREKAFALEYLGVDGRDVPGAMIRAVLASVADTAVFPLQDALGLGSEARMNTPATLGGNWRWRVREEALDAALAARLRRLAAVYGRAPAQAGLRSSNQK, encoded by the coding sequence ATGCGCGATCGCCGCTCCGGCCTCCTGCTCCACCCGACCTCGCTGCCCGGCCCCCACGGCGCGGGCGACCTCGGCGCCGCGGCCCACCGCTTCGCCGGGTGGCTCGCCGACGCCGGCCAGCGCCTCTGGCAGGTGCTGCCGCTGGGCCCGACCGGCTTCGGCGACTCCCCCTACCAGGCGCTCTCCTCGCACGCCGGGAACCCGCTGCTGGTGTCGCTGGAGGTCCTCCGCAACGAGGGCTGGCTGGACGACGCCGACCTCTCGGGCGCGCCGGCCGGCGAGCCGGGCCGGGCCGACCTGCACGCCGCGCTGGAGTGGAAGCGCGAGCGGCTGGCGCGCGCGGCGCGGGCGTTCCGGGCGGGGGCGGACGGGGAGCGCGCCGCGGAGCTGGAGGACTTCCGCGCCCGCGAGGCGGGCTGGCTGGAGGACTGGGCGCTGTTCGCGGCCCTGAAGGCGGCGCACGGGGGGCGGCCCTGGACGGCGTGGCCGGCGCCGCTCGCCCGGCGCGAGCGGGCCGCGCTGGAGTCGGCGCGGGCGCGCTTCGCGCACGAGGTGTTCGCCGAGGTGTTCGCGCAGTTCGCGTTCCACCGGCAGTGGGCGGCGCTGCGCGCGCGCTGCCGCGCGCTCGGGATCGAGCTGATGGGCGACCTGCCCATCTACGTGGCCCACGACTCGGCCGAGGTGTGGGCCCGGCCGGAGCTGTTCCGGCTCGACGCGGCCGGCGAGCCCGCCGCGGTGGCCGGCGTCCCGCCCGACTACTTCAGCGCCACCGGCCAGCGCTGGGGGAACCCGCTCTACGACTGGGAGGCGGTGGCGCGCGAGGGCTGGCGCTTCTGGATCGAGCGCGTGCGCGGCACGCTCGCGCTGGTGGACCGGATCCGGCTCGACCACTTCCGCGGCTTCGAGGCGTACTGGGAGATCCCCGCCGGCGCGCCCACCGCCGAGCGCGGCCGCTGGGTGCCCGGCCCCGGCGCGCGCCTGTTCGAGGCGCTCCTCCGCGCGCTCGGTCCGCTGCCGTTCGTGGCCGAGAACCTGGGCGTCATCACGCCGGAGGTGGAGGCGCTCCGGCGGCGCTTCGGCCTCCCGGGGATGGCCATCCTGCAGTTCGCGTTCGGGGACGACCCGCAGGCGCCGACCTTCCAGCCGCACAACTACGCGCCGGACCTCGTCGCCTACACCGGGACGCACGACAACGACACGGTGGCGGGCTGGTGGGGGGGCGGCGCGGGCGACAGCGTGCGGACGGCCGAGGCGGTGGCGCGGGAGAAGGCGTTCGCGCTCGAGTACCTGGGGGTGGACGGCCGCGACGTGCCGGGCGCGATGATCCGCGCGGTGCTCGCCTCGGTGGCGGACACGGCCGTGTTCCCGCTCCAGGACGCGCTGGGGCTCGGCTCGGAGGCGCGCATGAACACGCCCGCCACCCTGGGCGGCAACTGGCGCTGGCGCGTGCGCGAGGAGGCGCTCGACGCGGCGCTGGCGGCGCGGCTGCGGCGGCTCGCTGCGGTGTACGGGCGCGCCCCCGCTCAGGCGGGCTTGCGCAGCTCGAACCAGAAGTAG
- the treS gene encoding maltose alpha-D-glucosyltransferase, with the protein MAISQRRRAVDPLWFKDAVIYETHVKSFYDSNGDGVGDLRGLVEKLDYLQDLGITCLWLLPFFPSPLRDDGYDIADYKGIHPDYGTVDDFRQLVAAAHARGIRVVVELVVNHTSDQHPWFQRARRAPAGSPERAYYVWSDTDERYRDARIIFTDTEKSNWTWDPEAKQYYWHRFFSHQPDLNFENAVVLGEVLDALRFWAEMGVDGFRLDAVPYLIEQDGTSCENLPGTHEVIRKIRAYVDQHFPGRMLLAEANQWPADVRPYFGEGDECHMAFHFPLMPRIFMALRLEDVEPIVEIMRRTPAIPDTCQWALFLRNHDELTLEMVTADERDYMYLAYSQDPRMKLNVGIRRRLAPLVDNSRRRMELLNSLLFSFPGTPIVYYGDELGMGDNIYLHDRNGVRTPMQWSPDRNAGFSRADPGRLYSAPISDAVYGYQAVNVEAQLRDPSSLLHWMRNTIALRKLFRAFGRGTMEFLPVQNRKVLAYVRRHDEDVILCVANVSRFAQPAQLDLSHLEGYVPVEMVGYTEFPRIGRQPYALTLAPYGYFWFELRKPA; encoded by the coding sequence ATGGCGATCTCGCAGCGCAGGCGGGCGGTCGATCCGCTCTGGTTCAAGGACGCGGTCATCTACGAGACGCACGTGAAGTCGTTCTACGACTCCAACGGCGACGGCGTGGGCGACCTGCGCGGGCTCGTGGAGAAGCTCGACTACCTCCAGGACCTCGGCATCACCTGCCTGTGGCTGCTGCCGTTCTTCCCGTCGCCGCTGCGCGACGACGGCTACGACATCGCCGACTACAAGGGCATCCACCCCGACTACGGCACGGTGGACGACTTCCGCCAGCTGGTCGCGGCGGCCCACGCCCGCGGCATCCGGGTGGTGGTGGAGCTGGTGGTGAACCACACCTCCGACCAGCACCCCTGGTTCCAGCGGGCGCGCCGCGCGCCGGCCGGCTCCCCGGAGCGCGCCTACTACGTGTGGAGCGACACCGACGAGCGCTACCGCGACGCCCGCATCATCTTCACCGACACCGAGAAGTCGAACTGGACCTGGGACCCCGAGGCCAAGCAGTACTACTGGCACCGCTTCTTCTCGCACCAGCCGGACCTCAACTTCGAGAACGCGGTGGTGCTGGGCGAGGTGCTGGACGCGCTGCGCTTCTGGGCGGAGATGGGCGTGGACGGCTTCCGGCTCGACGCGGTGCCGTACCTGATCGAGCAGGACGGGACGAGCTGCGAGAACCTGCCCGGCACGCACGAGGTCATCCGGAAGATCCGGGCCTACGTGGACCAGCACTTCCCCGGGCGCATGCTGCTCGCCGAGGCGAACCAGTGGCCGGCCGACGTGCGCCCCTACTTCGGCGAGGGCGACGAGTGCCACATGGCGTTCCACTTCCCGCTCATGCCGCGCATCTTCATGGCGCTGCGGCTCGAGGACGTGGAGCCGATCGTCGAGATCATGCGGCGCACCCCGGCCATCCCGGACACCTGCCAGTGGGCGCTGTTCCTGCGCAACCACGACGAGCTGACGCTGGAGATGGTGACCGCCGACGAGCGCGACTACATGTACCTCGCGTACAGCCAGGATCCGCGCATGAAGCTGAACGTCGGGATCCGGCGCCGCCTCGCGCCGCTGGTGGACAACAGCCGCCGGCGCATGGAGCTGCTCAACTCGCTCCTGTTCTCCTTCCCCGGGACGCCCATCGTCTACTACGGCGACGAGCTCGGCATGGGCGACAACATCTACCTGCACGACCGCAACGGCGTGCGCACGCCCATGCAGTGGAGCCCGGACCGCAACGCCGGCTTCTCCCGCGCCGACCCCGGCCGGCTCTACTCCGCGCCCATCTCCGACGCGGTGTACGGCTACCAGGCGGTGAACGTCGAGGCCCAGCTCCGCGACCCCTCCTCGCTGCTGCACTGGATGCGCAACACCATCGCGCTGCGCAAGCTGTTCCGGGCGTTCGGGCGGGGCACCATGGAGTTCCTGCCGGTGCAGAACCGCAAGGTCCTCGCCTACGTGCGCCGCCACGACGAGGACGTGATCCTGTGCGTGGCGAACGTGTCGCGCTTCGCGCAGCCGGCGCAGCTCGACCTCTCCCACCTCGAGGGCTACGTGCCGGTGGAGATGGTCGGCTACACCGAGTTCCCGCGCATCGGGCGGCAGCCCTACGCGCTCACGCTCGCGCCCTACGGCTACTTCTGGTTCGAGCTGCGCAAGCCCGCCTGA
- a CDS encoding CBS domain-containing protein: MASIHKHVTREMVSLEATAPIREAARLMSERKIGSVAVRDGGRIVGLVTERDLVATVLARGADANHPMREAMRQGLPRVSTSASEVEVAGLMRDHTTRHLLVEEGGQVVGVVSMRDIIQLMLDEKQFLIEQLQTYIDGR; this comes from the coding sequence ATGGCGTCGATCCACAAGCACGTGACCCGCGAGATGGTGTCCCTCGAGGCGACCGCGCCGATCCGCGAGGCGGCGCGCCTCATGTCGGAGCGCAAGATCGGCTCGGTCGCGGTCCGCGACGGCGGCCGGATCGTCGGCCTGGTGACCGAGCGCGACCTCGTCGCGACGGTGCTCGCGCGCGGCGCCGACGCGAACCACCCCATGCGCGAGGCGATGCGCCAGGGGCTCCCCCGCGTCTCCACCAGCGCCAGCGAGGTGGAGGTGGCCGGGCTGATGCGCGACCACACCACCCGCCACCTGCTCGTCGAGGAGGGCGGCCAGGTGGTGGGCGTGGTGTCCATGCGCGACATCATCCAGCTCATGCTCGACGAGAAGCAGTTCCTCATCGAGCAGCTGCAGACGTACATCGACGGCCGCTGA
- a CDS encoding Re/Si-specific NAD(P)(+) transhydrogenase subunit alpha, translating to MRIAVLREAAPGERRVALVPENVTRLVKQGHEVRVERGAGEAAGFPDEAYAAAGAQVGDAGATLDGARVVAAVQRPSEAQVERLPPGALLVGLLAPHAAGPLLERLAARGVDAMAMEKVPRTTRAQSMDALSSQATLAGYKAVLVGAGALPRILPMMTTAAGTLAPAKAFVVGAGVAGLQAIATARRLGAVVSAFDVRPVVKEQVQSLGAAFVEVPAVAAEGTGGYAKELGQSEQERVLAAVAGHVKDMDLVITTAQIPGRPAPRLITAAMVRSMRPGSVVVDLAAETGGNCELTRAGETVVDAGVSVIGAVALPSTVPFHASQMYGRNVVTLLAHLFKDGKADLDAQEEIAAAMLVVHGGKVRA from the coding sequence ATGCGCATCGCGGTGCTACGTGAGGCGGCGCCCGGAGAACGCCGGGTCGCCCTGGTCCCCGAGAACGTCACACGATTGGTGAAGCAGGGCCACGAGGTCCGCGTGGAGCGCGGCGCGGGCGAGGCCGCCGGCTTCCCCGACGAGGCCTATGCCGCGGCCGGCGCGCAGGTGGGCGACGCGGGCGCCACGCTCGACGGCGCGCGCGTGGTCGCGGCGGTGCAGCGGCCCTCCGAGGCGCAGGTGGAGCGGCTCCCGCCCGGCGCGCTGCTCGTCGGCCTGCTCGCGCCGCACGCCGCCGGGCCGCTCCTCGAGCGGCTCGCGGCCCGTGGCGTGGACGCGATGGCGATGGAGAAGGTCCCGCGCACCACGCGGGCCCAGTCGATGGACGCGCTCTCGTCGCAGGCCACGCTGGCCGGCTACAAGGCCGTGCTGGTCGGCGCGGGCGCCCTCCCCCGGATCCTGCCCATGATGACCACCGCGGCCGGCACGCTCGCGCCCGCGAAGGCGTTCGTGGTCGGCGCCGGCGTGGCCGGGCTGCAGGCGATCGCCACCGCGCGGCGCCTCGGCGCGGTGGTGTCCGCGTTCGACGTGCGGCCGGTCGTGAAGGAGCAGGTGCAGTCGCTCGGCGCCGCGTTCGTGGAGGTGCCCGCGGTCGCCGCGGAGGGCACCGGCGGCTACGCCAAGGAGCTGGGCCAGTCCGAGCAGGAGCGCGTCCTCGCCGCCGTCGCCGGCCACGTGAAGGACATGGACCTCGTGATCACCACCGCGCAGATCCCGGGCCGGCCGGCGCCGCGGCTGATCACCGCCGCCATGGTCCGCTCCATGCGGCCCGGGTCGGTGGTGGTGGACCTGGCCGCGGAGACCGGGGGCAACTGCGAGCTGACGCGCGCCGGCGAGACGGTGGTGGACGCCGGCGTCTCCGTGATCGGCGCGGTCGCCCTCCCGTCCACCGTGCCGTTCCACGCCAGCCAGATGTACGGCCGCAACGTGGTCACGCTGCTCGCCCACCTGTTCAAGGACGGCAAGGCGGACCTCGACGCGCAGGAGGAGATCGCCGCCGCCATGCTGGTGGTGCACGGCGGGAAGGTGCGGGCCTGA
- a CDS encoding NAD(P) transhydrogenase subunit alpha, with protein sequence MLELIQIYVFVLAGFVGFFVITRVPALLHTPLMSATNAISAISLVGSLVMAGAERGLLANVLGFVAVTSATINVVGGFIITDRMLKMFKRADRAGGQKK encoded by the coding sequence ATGCTCGAGCTCATCCAGATCTACGTCTTCGTCCTCGCCGGCTTCGTCGGGTTCTTCGTCATCACCCGCGTCCCGGCGCTGCTGCACACCCCGCTCATGTCGGCCACGAACGCCATCAGCGCCATCTCGCTGGTGGGCTCGCTGGTGATGGCCGGGGCGGAGCGCGGGCTGCTCGCGAACGTGCTCGGCTTCGTGGCGGTCACCTCGGCCACCATCAACGTGGTGGGCGGCTTCATCATCACCGACCGCATGCTCAAGATGTTCAAGCGCGCCGACCGGGCGGGAGGCCAGAAGAAGTGA